The Candidatus Binataceae bacterium sequence ATTGAGGAGATAAAGGCACAAAATGCCTCCCACACTTCTCCGCCAGCCTCGGGTTCATGCGACCATGATGTTATGGCGCAGGCGACGCGTCAGGGGGGCGACAAATTTGCGGCTGGCGACTTCTCCGGCGCACTCGGCTATTACCAGGACGCGCTTGCGGCCTGCCCGGGTAACGCGCGTGCCGAGTTAAACGTTGGCCGCGCTTACGAAGCTCTCAATGACAAGGGCCAGGCCATGGCTCACTATCAAAGCGCCGCCTCCAGCAGCGATCCAGGAGAGTCTGCTGCCGAAACCGAGGCGCACAACGCGATCGATCGCCTGGGAGCATCGCCCCGGTAACCCCCCTGGCTCTACGCTTTCTTAGCCCAAGTTTTCGGGAACAAAAATCCGCGATCGCAGGTTTAACCGTGCAAGGGATGGTCTCATCGCGGTTGATGAGCGGACTTGAGTGGACTCACACCACCCGGTTCCGGCTCCTCCCTTTGAGATGGAAGCATGGCTGGCGCGGTACAATTCGGATCCGACGCAATCCTCGACGGCATCATCGGGCTGCACCAAATTCTCCCAAGTCAATACTACGATTTTTCGGGCGGTCATCGGCTGACCGGCGAACAGCGCTTGATGCTGGCGCTGCTGGCGGACGCCATCAACGTGTACCAGCAGGGAGCTCTCTCGCGGAGCACCCGCAAACGGATGCTGTACGTGGATTCCGAGCGATGGATTATGAGCGATTGCTGCAGCCGCCACGCCTTCAGCTTCGAAACTGTCTGCGAATGCCTGGGCATAAATCCCGTGGTTTTGCGCAGACGCATGATCACCTGGAAGCACGAGATGCGTAGAGGCGTGAGCCTGCCCAAGTCCACCCATCATCTGCGCCTCAAGATAACGCCGCGCGCCAAAAGTAT is a genomic window containing:
- a CDS encoding tetratricopeptide repeat protein, with the protein product MTLTLVACQSAALQANQAQVEQQQKQIEQMQEQIEEIKAQNASHTSPPASGSCDHDVMAQATRQGGDKFAAGDFSGALGYYQDALAACPGNARAELNVGRAYEALNDKGQAMAHYQSAASSSDPGESAAETEAHNAIDRLGASPR